A genomic segment from Aegilops tauschii subsp. strangulata cultivar AL8/78 chromosome 1, Aet v6.0, whole genome shotgun sequence encodes:
- the LOC120963419 gene encoding receptor kinase-like protein Xa21: MNTLIFLCFTLSLYPYHTVSLASTNVTAVQMRALLSLKDMVSDPFGSLHSWNSSNNPCRWRGVGCSRKHTERILELNLNSFGLIGGISPLLRNLSYLHVLNLGENHLAGQIPADLGHLRRLRVLNLSMNSLQGGIPTSLAGCTNLMKLNLAHNQLRGEIPGEIGSLRNLVFFTLHTNYLTGNIPSSLANLSSLVSLSLAKNFLSGMIPTSFGNLSNLTIISLLNNQLSGAIPSSLGRLTNMVTLILDQNNLTGSIPPTIWNISSLVIFSVETNELTGTVPPNALSKLSALKIFSLAENNFHGQIPSSLPNATSLIQFEIAINHFSGTIPPKLGGLQSLEFFVLAFNAFEAKNHHEWDFMHALTNCSELQALELNNNKLSGTFPSAASNLSTNLPYLSLAGNTISGHVPREIGNLVGLRSLQMDSNSLTGFLPSSFSMLRNLRRLTLDNNNFSGPIRPTFLGNCTQLNIFSLSMNSFSGIIPSTIGNMVSLLILDLSTNHFTGTIPSSLFNITTLSIQLGISNNHFEGPIPPEIGNLQNLVEFDAMFNRLTGEIPATLGKCQLLQIINLQNNSLTGNIPSVLSGLKGLEILNLSRNKFSGQIPNFLGDFKSLAHLDLSFNNFDGEVPKFGVFANATKIWVVGNSKLCGGVQDLHLPPCYHQILKRKHKIPMLAIVLSLVATTICTLLLLMFFLDYYKRKSRETPSTVSTQGHKVVSYQQLAEATNGFSTLNLLGSGSYGSVYRANLHDDISGQENIVAVKVLKLHTPGALKSFTSECEAMRNLRHRNLVKVITACSSIDFNGNDFKAIVLDFMPNGNLEEWLHPITNHQPGARHLSLAQRMSILFDVANALDYLHCNGGAPIVHCDLKPSNVLLDSDMLAHVGDFGLSRILIEGCPYFQASTNSMGFRGTIGYAPPEYGAGNMVSTHGDIYSYGVLILEMVTARRPTDNMFDQGLSLRKYVEIAFESRMMDIADPELAEELENGPTTIDDPSNQRKVDALISLVKLGMFCSEEIPSSRISTKDIIRELHAIKVKEIKENK; this comes from the exons ATGAACACTTTGATCTTCCTGTGCTTCACTCTATCCTTGTACCCTTACCATACCGTATCACTAGCAAGCACCAATGTCACTGCCGTGCAAATGCGCGCACTTCTCTCCCTCAAGGACATGGTGTCCGACCCGTTTGGCTCTCTCCATTCATGGAACAGCTCAAACAACCCATGCAGGTGGCGCGGTGTTGGATGCAGCCGCAAGCACACTGAGAGGATCCTCGAGCTAAACCTCAATTCATTCGGCTTGATTGGAGGCATCTCTCCATTACTGCGCAACCTCTCATATCTCCATGTGCTAAACCTTGGGGAGAACCATCTTGCCGGTCAGATACCTGCGGACCTGGGTCATCTTCGTAGACTTCGGGTACTGAACCTTTCCATGAACTCACTGCAAGGCGGCATCCCAACTTCTTTGGCAGGCTGCACCAACCTAATGAAGCTTAACCTGGCTCACAACCAGCTGCGAGGTGAAATCCCTGGTGAGATTGGTAGTTTGAGAAATCTTGTCTTTTTTACACTTCATACCAATTACTTGACGGGAAACATCCCATCATCCTTGGCAAACTTGTCATCGCTTGTCTCATTGAGTCTGGCCAAGAACTTCCTATCAGGCATGATTCCTACTTCTTTTGGAAATCTATCGAACCTGACAATTATTTCACTTTTGAATAATCAGCTATCCGGTGCTATACCTTCCTCGCTTGGTCGCCTAACTAATATGGTAACACTTATCCTGGACCAAAACAACCTGACTGGTTCTATACCTCCTACTATTTGGAACATCTCATCTTTGGTTATATTTTCCGTAGAAACCAATGAGCTTACAGGGACAGTACCTCCAAATGCACTCAGTAAACTTTCTGCTCTCAAGATTTTCTCTTTAGCAGAGAATAATTTTCATGGGCAGATTCCATCTTCGCTTCCTAATGCTACCAGCCTCATTCAATTTGAAATCGCAATCAACCACTTCAGCGGCACTATTCCTCCAAAGCTTGGCGGGTTACAGAGCCTCGAATTTTTTGTTCTAGCATTTAATGCATTTGAAGCTAAAAACCATCATGAATGGGATTTTATGCACGCATTAACAAATTGCTCCGAGTTACAAGCTTTGGAATTGAATAATAATAAGCTTAGTGGAACGTTTCCTTCTGCGGCTTCCAATTTATCCACAAATCTACCATATCTTTCCCTAGCTGGCAACACAATTTCAGGTCATGTTCCTAGAGAGATTGGTAACCTCGTTGGTTTAAGGTCTCTCCAAATGGACAGCAATTCACTGACTGGATTTCTCCCATCTTCATTTAGTATGCTTCGGAATCTAAGACGTTTGACACTAGATAACAATAACTTCAGCGGGCCCATCCGACCTACTTTTCTAGGTAATTGTACACAGCTAAACATCTTTTCCCTTTCGATGAATTCCTTTAGTGGAATCATTCCAAGCACCATAGGAAACATGGTGTCCCTCTTGATACTAGACCTATCTACTAACCATTTCACAGGGACGATCCCTAGCAGTTTGTTCAATATCACAACACTTTCCATACAACTAGGTATCTCTAATAATCATTTCGAAGGACCAATACCACCTGAGATTGGGAACCTACAAAATCTTGTAGAGTTTGATGCCATGTTTAATCGGCTCACTGGAGAAATCCCTGCCACTCTAGGAAAATGCCAACTTCTCCAAATCATCAACCTGCAAAACAATTCATTGACGGGTAATATTCCATCAGTCTTGAGTGGGTTGAAGGGTTTGGAAATTCTCAATCTCTCAAGAAACAAATTTTCAGGCCAAATACCAAACTTCCTAGGAGATTTCAAAAGTCTCGCACATCTTGACCTTTCTTTCAACAATTTTGATGGAGAAGTGCCAAAATTTGGTGTTTTTGCAAATGCTACTAAGATTTGGGTCGTGGGTAATAGCAAGCTTTGTGGGGGCGTTCAAGACCTTCATTTGCCCCCATGTTATCATCAAATTTTGAAGAGAAAACATAAAATTCCAATGCTCGCAATTGTTCTTTCACTTGTTGCAACAACAATATGCACCCTTTTGTTGCTCATGTTCTTCCTTGATTACTACAAGAGAAAATCAAGGGAAACTCCTTCAACAGTGTCCACACAAGGCCACAAAGTTGTCTCCTACCAACAGTTGGCAGAAGCAACAAATGGTTTCTCAACATTAAATTTGTTGGGCAGTGGGAGCTATGGATCTGTTTACAGAGCTAACTTGCATGATGACATAAGTGGGCAAGAAAACATTGTCGCTGTGAAAGTACTAAAACTTCACACCCCTGGAGCGCTCAAGAGTTTCACATCTGAGTGTGAGGCGATGAGAAATTTACGGCACCGAAACCTTGTCAAGGTCATTACAGCATGCTCAAGCATTGACTTCAATGGGAATGATTTCAAGGCTATAGTGCTTGATTTTATGCCCAATGGTAATTTGGAAGAGTGGCTTCATCCTATCACAAACCACCAACCAGGGGCTAGGCACTTAAGTCTTGCCCAAAGAATGAGCATACTCTTTGATGTGGCTAATGCATTGGACTATCTCCATTGCAATGGAGGTGCACCAATTGTTCATTGTGATCTTAAGCCAAGTAATGTCCTTCTCGATTCTGATATGTTAGCTCATGTTGGTGACTTTGGATTATCGAGAATTCTTATAGAGGGATGCCCATATTTCCAAGCCTCAACGAACTCGATGGGATTTAGAGGCACTATTGGTTATGCTCCTCCAG AATATGGTGCTGGCAATATGGTTTCAACTCATGGGGACATTTATAGCTATGGAGTTCTTATTCTTGAAATGGTTACTGCAAGGAGGCCCACAGATAACATGTTTGACCAAGGATTAAGCCTTCGCAAGTATGTCGAGATAGCCTTTGAAAGCAGAATGATGGACATTGCTGACCCGGAATTGGCTGAAGAGCTTGAAAATGGCCCAACAACAATAGATGACCCATCAAACCAAAGGAAGGTTGATGCTCTGATTTCTCTAGTTAAACTTGGGATGTTCTGCTCTGAGGAAATACCATCAAGTAGAATATCAACCAAAGATATCATCAGGGAGCTGCATGCAATAAAAGTTAAAGAAATCAAGGAGAACAAGTAG